The DNA region CACCAGTTTAACAGAGCCGAAGCCAAGTAGGCCACGGGGATCGTGCTGTAATTGCTTCATATGAGAGTGAGCAGCCTTGTAATTTCCCTTTTCTAACTCATTATCAAACCTTCTCAGTGCTCTACGACGTCGTATTACTTCGGACTCCTTCTCCCTCGCCGTCCAAGCGAAGGCTCTAACCACCGGAACGGAAAGCTCTCTCACCGCCAAATTCATTcgttttaatcaatttttaaaaaaggGAGAGCTCAATTTTAATCAATTTCAATAATTATCCTCAGCTTTTATGGTGTGGCTTGAAATGGAGGAATAGTAGCCGTCTGTTTGTCTTGTTTTTTGACTCTTTTGGATTGTTAtacaaatagtaaataaattatatattaattatacgtatattatacatgaattttatatatattatatattcgccgactatttttaatttaagaaatTAGGTGGGCGGCTATTTGCGTTATCTAAAAATCATCCATGTATAGTGATCTCTACTTTATCGCTTATTAGTTATTATCAGGACAAATATTTTATGAAGTAAGAGATCCTGGCAAAATCATAGATCACGTATGTGTTATCTAAAAATTATCCATGTATTATTAATGATCGTCTAAGTGATCATCGGTTAATCACTTATTAGtagaattattttttataaagtgGGAGATCCTAGTGAAACTATAGATCGCATATATATTATCTAAAACTTGCTCATGTATTATTTATAATCATCTAAGTGATCCCCAATTGATCGCTTATTAgttattaccaaaaaaaaaaaaactgatgaAATCATGAATTTcatatatgtaaaaaaaaaaattactctaTGTATTATTTATGATAGCCTAAATGATCTCTGGTTGATTGTTTATTAATCTTTTTATTGCTTATTAATTATTACtaagattatttttttaaatggaaGATCCTAATGAAATCATAAATCGGATGTATATAAAAATTGCTCATGTATTATTTCTAATCACCTTAATGATCTCCGGTTGACCAGACTAGAAGCTAGAAACTTTGAATAATTGCGGTTGAAACTTGACTCTAACCATAAACTAGCAATAGGTTTAGATTACAACGAAGTACTTACCAAAAACCTTGGCCCACTTGACTAATTTTATTCATTGTAATTGAAAGAAATGCACAATTAATCACTTGACAAATTCCTTAAATAAATTACAACAAAAAAAAGAGTATCTCTCTTTTTCATCacctattctttttctttttcctagaATACACCATACCGCGGATCCCATCCGGATCCGCAACAAAACCCAAAGGCCTATAAAACCCAAGAACCCGGGGCTCCGAATAAAGAGCAATATTACTAATCCCTTTTTCTAACAGCTCGGTGACTAATCTTTCCATCACAGCTTTACCTAAACCAATCCCTTGGAAATTGGGGTCCACAACAACATCCCAAATTATCGCATTAAAAACGCCGTCACCTGTCGCTCTAGCAAACGCCACTGGCCGTTTAGTTTTCTCGTACTCGATCCACGCAAGTGAATCTGTGTTCTCTAAAGCTAACTGAATTTTTGTCGTGTCGCGTCTTGGGAATCCGACGGCTACGAAGACGGAGTTGAGATGGTCGAGGTTGAGGTTAGTGATCGAACGGTGTAGATTGAATCCTTTTGATTTGAGAGATTCATCGGAGATTGAGATGTTTACGGTGGTGGGGATGGGTTGGTATTGAGAGGAAACGGTGACgttttggtggtggtggtgggtggtgggTTTGAGGGTGAGGGGGGTAGGTGGTAGGTGGGTAGAGATGGGGTTATAGAGAAGCATTGTACATGATGGATtttggaaggaaaagaagatgaaGTATATGGCTAAGTTATGTGTGAGTTCGTAATTGAGAGTATACGTAGATAGGCTTTTCTGGTTTCGAAGTCTGTGGTTCTCATGCAACgttgtctttttcattttttttttttaatttaaatcttcTGTAGGATGTGTTCCTCCTCTTCGGTTATCCTATAATCTTTGTTATTGAGTTAAAAGGTATTTTTTCTTCATATACACTATTTAAAATCTTATTAAACTCCCTACTcaaatttcaatttaattacatgatcatatataatttactaattatatacaaataagttttaaatgagtatttCTTTATATtgggaattgaataaggaatataAGTTATTTCCTTATCCCTTTATACTTGCcaactccctctctctctctgtctctctctctgtCCCTCCCTCTCTATCTTCGTCTCTTtactctccttctctatttttttatgtttttttgttGTGTATAgttttaatggaattcatcaatAGATTGCACtcgttttaacttagcaattttctttcatgttgcacaattggtattcaaattaaaattgtcaatcaataaattttgaaggtgtttgactctctataatgacccgacttgtcgttttaagaattaacgccccgttcagcgACTTAAGTTCTCTAAAAATTTCGTA from Nicotiana tabacum cultivar K326 chromosome 24, ASM71507v2, whole genome shotgun sequence includes:
- the LOC107819409 gene encoding GCN5-related N-acetyltransferase 1, chloroplastic-like; protein product: MLLYNPISTHLPPTPLTLKPTTHHHHQNVTVSSQYQPIPTTVNISISDESLKSKGFNLHRSITNLNLDHLNSVFVAVGFPRRDTTKIQLALENTDSLAWIEYEKTKRPVAFARATGDGVFNAIIWDVVVDPNFQGIGLGKAVMERLVTELLEKGISNIALYSEPRVLGFYRPLGFVADPDGIRGMVYSRKKKKNR